One Flavobacterium sp. 90 DNA segment encodes these proteins:
- the sucD gene encoding succinate--CoA ligase subunit alpha translates to MSVLVNKDSKIIVQGFTGSEGTFHASQMIEYGTNVVGGVTPGKGGTSHLDRPVFNTVKDAVDQAGADTSIIFVPPAFAADAIMEAADAGIKVIIAITEGIPVADMIKANNYVKERNSRLIGPNCPGVITPGEAKVGIMPGFVFKKGTVGIVSKSGTLTYEAADQVVKQGLGITTAIGIGGDPIIGTTTKEAVELLMNDPETEIIIMIGEIGGQLEADAARWVRADGNRKPVVGFIAGETAPAGRTMGHAGAIVGGSDDTAAAKKQIMRDNGIHVVDSPAEIGKKVKEVLG, encoded by the coding sequence ATGAGTGTTTTAGTTAATAAAGATTCCAAAATAATTGTTCAAGGATTTACAGGAAGCGAAGGAACTTTCCACGCTTCTCAAATGATTGAGTACGGTACTAATGTTGTTGGTGGAGTTACTCCGGGAAAAGGAGGAACTAGCCATTTAGATCGTCCGGTTTTTAACACAGTAAAAGACGCTGTTGACCAAGCTGGAGCTGATACATCTATTATTTTTGTACCACCAGCTTTTGCTGCTGATGCAATTATGGAAGCTGCTGACGCTGGAATTAAAGTAATTATTGCTATTACAGAAGGAATTCCTGTAGCAGATATGATTAAAGCAAATAATTATGTTAAAGAAAGAAATTCTAGATTAATTGGACCAAACTGTCCAGGAGTTATTACTCCAGGTGAAGCTAAAGTTGGTATTATGCCAGGTTTCGTTTTCAAAAAAGGTACAGTTGGAATCGTTTCTAAATCAGGAACTTTAACTTACGAAGCTGCTGACCAAGTTGTAAAACAAGGTTTAGGAATTACTACAGCTATTGGTATTGGTGGAGATCCAATTATTGGAACTACAACTAAAGAAGCTGTTGAATTATTAATGAACGATCCAGAAACTGAAATCATCATTATGATTGGTGAAATTGGTGGTCAACTTGAAGCTGATGCTGCAAGATGGGTAAGAGCTGATGGTAACCGTAAACCAGTTGTTGGTTTTATCGCTGGAGAAACTGCTCCTGCTGGTAGAACAATGGGTCACGCAGGTGCTATTGTTGGTGGTTCTGATGATACTGCTGCTGCTAAAAAACAAATTATGAGAGACAACGGAATTCACGTTGTTGATTCACCAGCTGAAATTGGTAAAAAAGTAAAAGAAGTACTTGGATAA
- a CDS encoding nuclear transport factor 2 family protein, with amino-acid sequence MSIKEFVQKFYKSDALIDSEIMKTYLHPDVKLDWNSTKGLIEMDYNSMLDMANELSRAYVRSKVRISHIIAEEDLVSIRYSHFVKTIENPREEMLLAHFSTIWQIKDDKLYRGYQMSQFS; translated from the coding sequence ATGTCTATTAAAGAATTTGTTCAGAAATTTTACAAGTCAGATGCCTTAATCGATAGCGAAATCATGAAAACATATTTACATCCCGATGTAAAGTTAGATTGGAATAGCACAAAAGGACTGATCGAGATGGATTATAATTCGATGTTAGATATGGCGAATGAGCTAAGTCGTGCTTATGTGCGTTCTAAAGTTAGAATTAGCCATATTATTGCTGAAGAAGACTTGGTTTCAATTCGTTATTCTCATTTTGTGAAAACGATTGAAAACCCAAGAGAAGAGATGTTATTGGCTCACTTTTCTACAATTTGGCAAATAAAAGACGATAAATTATATCGTGGTTATCAAATGAGTCAATTTTCTTAA
- a CDS encoding UDP-3-O-(3-hydroxymyristoyl)glucosamine N-acyltransferase, with protein MKFPKIHSLQEIANLLQCEFIGDENFPVSGMNEIHVVEPGDIVFVDHPKYYDKALQSAATIVLINKQVDCPEGKALLISDDPFRDFNTLTKHFRPFQATNVSIALSATIGEGTVIQPNCFVGNNVTIGKNCLIHPNVTIYDHTVIGDNVMIHAGTILGADAFYYKKRPDGFDQLISSGRVVIEDNVGIGALCTIDKGVTGDTTIGAGTKLDNQVHVGHDTVIGKKCLIASQTGIAGCVIIEDEVTIWGQVGTTSGITIGAKAVIMGQTGVTKSVEGGKSYFGTPIEESREKLKQLANIKKIPEILNKLK; from the coding sequence ATGAAATTTCCAAAGATTCATTCTTTACAAGAAATTGCAAATTTGCTTCAATGCGAATTTATTGGTGATGAAAACTTTCCGGTTTCAGGCATGAACGAGATTCATGTTGTTGAACCTGGAGATATAGTTTTTGTAGACCATCCTAAATACTACGATAAAGCTTTACAATCAGCTGCGACTATTGTTTTGATCAACAAACAAGTAGATTGTCCGGAAGGTAAAGCGCTTTTAATTTCTGATGATCCTTTCAGAGATTTTAATACTCTCACGAAACATTTTAGACCTTTTCAAGCCACAAATGTATCAATTGCTCTTTCTGCAACTATTGGAGAAGGAACCGTGATACAACCCAATTGTTTTGTTGGAAACAATGTTACAATTGGTAAAAACTGTTTGATACATCCTAATGTTACCATTTACGATCATACTGTAATTGGTGATAACGTAATGATTCATGCCGGAACTATTTTGGGCGCCGATGCATTTTATTACAAAAAACGTCCGGATGGTTTTGATCAGTTAATTTCTAGCGGAAGAGTTGTTATTGAAGATAATGTTGGTATTGGTGCGCTTTGTACGATTGACAAAGGTGTAACAGGCGATACGACAATTGGAGCAGGAACAAAATTGGACAATCAGGTACATGTTGGACATGATACCGTGATTGGAAAAAAATGTTTGATCGCTTCACAAACTGGTATTGCAGGCTGTGTTATTATCGAAGATGAAGTTACAATCTGGGGACAAGTAGGAACAACTAGCGGAATCACAATAGGAGCGAAGGCTGTTATTATGGGGCAAACAGGTGTTACTAAGTCAGTTGAAGGAGGGAAATCTTATTTTGGAACTCCTATCGAAGAATCAAGAGAAAAGCTAAAACAATTAGCCAACATCAAGAAAATTCCTGAAATTTTAAATAAATTGAAATAA
- the efp gene encoding elongation factor P, whose product MASTSDIRNGLCIKFNHDIYKIVEFLHVKPGKGPAFVRTKLRSLTTGRVLDNTFSAGHKIDVIRVETHNYQFLYAEGDEFHFMNTESFEQISLNKNILDAPGLLKEGTSVMVQVNTETDLPLSVDMPSSVILEVTYAEPGVKGNTATNATKNATVETGASVNVPLFINEGDKIKIDTASGSYMERVKE is encoded by the coding sequence ATGGCATCTACATCAGATATTAGAAACGGATTGTGTATTAAATTCAATCACGATATTTATAAAATCGTTGAATTTCTTCACGTAAAACCTGGAAAAGGTCCAGCTTTCGTAAGAACAAAATTAAGAAGTTTAACTACAGGAAGAGTATTAGATAATACATTTTCAGCAGGACATAAAATCGACGTTATTCGTGTAGAAACACATAATTACCAGTTTTTATATGCTGAAGGAGATGAATTTCATTTTATGAACACAGAATCTTTTGAGCAAATTTCTTTAAATAAAAATATCTTAGATGCTCCAGGATTATTAAAAGAGGGAACAAGCGTAATGGTTCAGGTAAATACTGAAACTGATTTACCTTTATCGGTAGATATGCCATCTTCTGTAATTCTTGAAGTTACTTACGCTGAGCCGGGAGTAAAAGGAAATACAGCTACAAATGCTACAAAAAATGCAACAGTAGAAACTGGAGCATCAGTAAACGTTCCGTTGTTCATCAACGAAGGTGATAAGATTAAAATTGATACAGCTTCAGGTTCTTACATGGAGCGTGTAAAGGAGTAA
- the lpxA gene encoding acyl-ACP--UDP-N-acetylglucosamine O-acyltransferase yields the protein MNQPLAYVHPGAKIAKNVVIEPFTTIHNNVVIGDGTWIGSNVTIMEGARIGKNCNIFPGAVISAVPQDLKFGGEDSLAIIGDNCTIRECVTINRGTVASGQTILGNNCLVMAYAHIAHDCEIGNNAIIVNGVALAGHVVVGNHAVIGGLAAIHQFIHIGDHAMISGGSLVRKDVPPYTKAAKEPLSYVGINSVGLRRRGFSTEKIREIQEIYRILYQKNYNTTQALSIIEAEMEATPERDEILDFIRNSSRGIMKGYSGNY from the coding sequence ATGAATCAACCATTAGCATATGTTCATCCCGGCGCCAAAATCGCTAAAAACGTTGTAATAGAGCCTTTTACAACAATTCACAATAATGTTGTTATTGGTGATGGTACTTGGATTGGTTCAAATGTGACCATCATGGAAGGTGCTCGTATTGGTAAAAATTGTAATATTTTTCCAGGAGCGGTAATTTCTGCGGTGCCACAAGATTTAAAATTTGGAGGAGAAGATTCTCTTGCCATTATTGGAGACAATTGCACAATCAGAGAATGTGTTACTATAAATAGAGGTACAGTTGCGTCTGGACAAACTATTCTTGGGAATAATTGTTTAGTTATGGCATATGCGCATATTGCTCACGATTGCGAGATTGGTAATAACGCCATTATTGTAAACGGAGTAGCTCTTGCAGGTCACGTAGTTGTTGGTAATCACGCCGTAATTGGTGGTTTAGCTGCAATTCATCAATTTATTCACATTGGTGATCACGCTATGATTTCTGGTGGATCTTTGGTTAGAAAAGATGTTCCGCCTTATACAAAAGCTGCAAAAGAACCATTATCATACGTAGGAATCAATTCAGTTGGTTTAAGGAGAAGAGGTTTTAGTACTGAGAAAATCAGAGAAATACAGGAGATCTATAGAATTTTATACCAAAAGAATTACAATACAACACAGGCTTTAAGTATTATAGAAGCTGAAATGGAAGCAACTCCTGAGAGAGATGAAATTCTTGACTTTATCAGAAATTCATCACGAGGAATTATGAAAGGTTATTCAGGAAACTATTAG
- a CDS encoding bifunctional UDP-3-O-[3-hydroxymyristoyl] N-acetylglucosamine deacetylase/3-hydroxyacyl-ACP dehydratase yields the protein MVKQKTIKNEISLTGVGLHTGKEVTMTFKPAPINNGFTFVRVDLQGQPVIEADANYVVNTQRGTNLEKLGVKIQTPEHVLAALVGCDLDNVIIELNASELPIMDGSSKYFVEAIENAGIEEQDAKRNVYVVKEVISFTDETTGSEILVMPSDDYQVTAMVDFGTKVLGTQNATMKSIADFKDEIANSRTFSFLHELESLLENGLIKGGDLNNAIVYVDKEISDSTMENLKKAFGKDKISVKPNGVLDNLTLHYPNEAARHKLLDVVGDLSLIGVRIQGKIIANKPGHYVNTQFAKKLAKIIKIEQRNHVPVYDLNLEPLMDIHKIMAVLPHRPPFLLIDRIIEMSDSHVVGMKNVTMNENFFVGHFPEAPVMPGVLIVEAMAQTGGILVLSTVPDPENYLTYFMKIDNVKFKHKVLPGDTLIFKCELISPIRRGICHMQANAYANGKLVTEAELMAQIARKQ from the coding sequence ATGGTTAAACAGAAGACCATCAAAAATGAAATTTCACTAACAGGCGTTGGATTACACACTGGAAAAGAAGTTACAATGACTTTTAAACCAGCTCCAATTAATAATGGTTTCACTTTTGTAAGAGTAGATTTGCAAGGTCAACCAGTCATTGAGGCTGATGCTAATTATGTTGTTAACACGCAAAGAGGTACTAATTTAGAAAAATTAGGTGTAAAAATTCAAACACCAGAACACGTTTTAGCTGCTTTAGTTGGATGTGATTTGGATAATGTTATCATTGAGTTAAACGCTTCTGAGCTTCCAATAATGGATGGTTCTTCAAAATATTTTGTTGAAGCAATTGAAAATGCCGGAATCGAAGAACAAGATGCTAAACGTAATGTTTATGTTGTAAAAGAAGTTATTTCGTTTACTGATGAAACTACAGGAAGTGAGATTTTGGTTATGCCAAGTGATGATTATCAAGTAACTGCAATGGTTGATTTTGGTACTAAAGTTTTAGGTACTCAAAACGCAACTATGAAAAGTATAGCCGATTTTAAAGATGAAATCGCTAATTCAAGAACTTTTAGTTTCTTACATGAATTAGAATCTCTTCTTGAAAACGGATTAATTAAAGGTGGAGATTTAAACAACGCTATTGTATATGTAGATAAAGAAATATCTGATTCTACAATGGAAAACTTAAAGAAAGCTTTCGGGAAAGATAAGATTTCTGTTAAGCCAAACGGAGTTTTAGATAACCTTACTTTACATTATCCAAACGAAGCTGCAAGACATAAATTGTTAGATGTTGTTGGAGATTTATCTTTAATTGGGGTTAGAATTCAAGGAAAAATTATTGCTAACAAACCTGGACACTATGTGAATACACAGTTTGCCAAAAAATTAGCGAAAATTATCAAAATTGAGCAAAGAAATCACGTACCGGTTTACGATTTAAATCTTGAGCCGTTGATGGATATTCATAAAATCATGGCCGTATTGCCACACAGACCTCCATTTTTGTTAATTGACAGAATTATCGAAATGTCTGACAGTCATGTGGTAGGAATGAAAAATGTAACAATGAATGAGAATTTCTTTGTTGGACATTTTCCTGAAGCTCCGGTTATGCCAGGAGTTTTAATTGTGGAAGCAATGGCGCAAACAGGTGGAATTTTGGTTTTAAGCACAGTTCCGGATCCTGAAAATTATTTGACATATTTCATGAAAATTGACAATGTTAAATTCAAACACAAAGTATTACCTGGTGACACCTTGATTTTCAAGTGTGAATTGATTTCTCCTATCAGAAGAGGAATCTGTCATATGCAGGCAAATGCTTACGCAAACGGAAAATTAGTAACTGAGGCAGAATTAATGGCTCAAATTGCTAGAAAACAATAA
- the lpxD gene encoding UDP-3-O-(3-hydroxymyristoyl)glucosamine N-acyltransferase — protein MKFTAEQIAGILEGEVVGNPNAEVSRLSKIEEGEEGSLTFLANPKYINYIYTTKASVTIVNDSFIPEQEITTTLIKVEDAYASFSKLLHFYNQVKLNKNGIEPQSFMSEGTKHGENLYLGSFSYIGQNVVLGDNVKIYPNSFIGDNVVIGNNVYIFAGAKIYSETIIGNNCTIHSGTIIGADGFGFVPNEEGVYSKVPQIGNVIIEDNVDIGANTTIDRATLGSTIIRQGVKLDNQIQIAHNVEIGKNTVIAAQSGVAGSTKIGENCMIGGQVGIAGHLTIGNNVRLQAQSGVARNIKDGEILQGTPSLGYTDFNKSYVHFKNLPKIVTEIEELKKQIINPKNGNNG, from the coding sequence ATGAAATTTACAGCAGAACAAATAGCAGGAATTTTAGAAGGAGAAGTTGTTGGGAATCCCAATGCAGAAGTTTCTCGGCTATCTAAGATCGAAGAAGGCGAGGAAGGTTCACTTACTTTTTTAGCTAATCCTAAATATATCAACTACATATATACTACAAAAGCATCCGTTACTATTGTTAATGATAGCTTTATACCTGAACAGGAAATTACGACAACTTTAATAAAAGTCGAAGATGCTTACGCGTCTTTTTCGAAGCTTTTACACTTTTATAATCAGGTAAAATTGAATAAAAATGGCATCGAACCACAGTCTTTTATGTCTGAAGGAACTAAACACGGAGAAAATCTATACTTAGGAAGCTTCAGTTATATAGGGCAAAACGTAGTTTTAGGTGACAACGTAAAAATTTATCCAAATAGTTTTATTGGCGATAATGTTGTTATTGGCAATAATGTATATATTTTTGCAGGCGCTAAAATTTATTCCGAAACTATAATAGGAAACAATTGCACGATTCATTCAGGAACTATTATTGGTGCTGATGGTTTTGGTTTTGTACCTAATGAAGAAGGAGTATATAGCAAAGTGCCTCAAATTGGTAATGTTATCATAGAAGATAATGTTGATATTGGAGCAAATACAACAATAGACAGAGCAACTCTAGGTTCTACAATTATTAGACAAGGAGTTAAATTAGACAATCAAATTCAGATTGCTCATAATGTAGAAATTGGGAAAAATACGGTGATTGCAGCGCAATCAGGTGTTGCCGGTTCTACAAAAATTGGAGAAAACTGTATGATTGGCGGGCAAGTTGGTATCGCAGGTCACTTAACAATAGGTAATAATGTGAGATTGCAAGCTCAGTCAGGAGTTGCAAGAAACATCAAGGATGGTGAGATTTTGCAGGGCACGCCGTCACTTGGATATACTGATTTTAACAAATCGTATGTTCATTTTAAGAATTTGCCTAAAATCGTAACCGAAATTGAAGAATTAAAAAAACAAATAATAAACCCAAAAAATGGAAATAATGGTTAA
- a CDS encoding HD domain-containing protein — translation MTQINKLKIFNDPIYGFISIPNELIYDLIQHPYFQRLRRISQMGLSYLVYPGANHTRFHHALGCMHLMQKSVDTLRFKGVAISSEEENALYIAILLHDIGHGPFSHAMEKSIVEDVNHEAISLLFMNQLNEEFDGRLSLAIQVFKGEYHRKFMLQLISSQLDMDRMDYLKRDSFYTGVAEGNVNSERLIQMMNVENDVLVIEEKGIYSVEKFLLSRRLMYWQAYLHKTSLVAELILMKVLKRAKELTLKGVALPCSEPLMYFMQNKVALEDFDAEKLDLFSQLDDFDIISALKAWQRHSDFILSTLSKMIINRDLLKIKLSAEKIPMEESQSLKEEFAEAHHISAVDAGYFIFRGKIKNQAYSKEAEPIRILKKDRTIEDVVEASDQLNLKSLSKLVTKYYICFPKQLI, via the coding sequence GTGACTCAGATCAATAAGTTAAAAATATTCAATGATCCCATTTATGGGTTTATTTCCATCCCGAACGAACTTATTTACGACTTAATCCAACATCCGTATTTTCAGCGTTTACGCCGCATTTCGCAAATGGGATTATCGTATTTGGTTTATCCCGGGGCAAATCATACCCGTTTTCATCACGCGTTGGGATGTATGCATTTAATGCAGAAATCTGTTGATACGCTTCGTTTTAAAGGAGTTGCGATTTCTTCCGAAGAAGAAAACGCATTATACATTGCTATTTTACTCCATGATATTGGTCATGGACCGTTTTCGCATGCTATGGAAAAGAGTATTGTTGAAGATGTGAATCATGAAGCTATTTCGTTATTATTTATGAATCAGCTTAATGAAGAATTTGATGGAAGATTGAGTTTGGCTATTCAGGTTTTTAAAGGTGAATATCACAGGAAATTCATGTTGCAATTGATTTCAAGTCAGTTAGATATGGATCGAATGGATTATTTGAAACGTGATAGTTTTTATACAGGAGTTGCAGAAGGAAATGTAAATTCTGAACGTTTGATTCAGATGATGAATGTGGAGAATGATGTATTGGTGATTGAAGAAAAAGGGATTTATTCGGTTGAAAAATTCTTGCTTTCGCGAAGATTAATGTATTGGCAGGCTTACTTGCATAAAACAAGTTTGGTGGCCGAATTAATTTTAATGAAAGTATTAAAAAGAGCTAAAGAATTGACTTTAAAAGGAGTTGCGTTGCCTTGTAGCGAGCCTCTTATGTATTTTATGCAAAACAAAGTTGCTTTGGAGGATTTTGATGCCGAAAAGCTTGATTTGTTTTCTCAATTAGATGATTTTGATATTATTAGTGCGTTAAAAGCGTGGCAAAGACATAGCGATTTTATACTTTCTACATTAAGTAAAATGATCATTAACAGAGATTTACTTAAGATTAAATTGAGCGCAGAAAAAATTCCGATGGAAGAATCACAATCTTTAAAAGAAGAATTTGCTGAAGCGCATCATATTTCGGCTGTAGATGCAGGATATTTCATTTTTAGAGGTAAAATAAAAAATCAGGCTTATAGTAAAGAAGCCGAACCAATACGAATTTTGAAAAAAGATAGAACAATTGAGGATGTTGTGGAAGCGTCTGATCAGTTGAATTTGAAATCGTTATCTAAATTGGTGACAAAATATTACATCTGTTTCCCAAAACAACTTATCTAA
- a CDS encoding bifunctional response regulator/alkaline phosphatase family protein — MDKIKILWVDDEIDLLKPHILFLEKKNYAVTTCNNGLDAISLFEEDNFDIVFLDENMPGMSGLETLSEMKEKKSAIPMIMITKSEEEYIMEEAIGSKIADYLIKPVNPNQILLSLKKNLDHSRLISEKTTLDYQKEFRKISMELAMVNSFEDWVELYKKLIFWELELENINDQGMIEILESQKVEANSQFGKYIERNYEDWFAPKADKPIQSHNLFKELVVPELKKKDKPILFVVIDNLRYDQWKSFETVVSNYYKLEKEVPYFSILPTATQYARNAIFSGLLPIEMEKQFPQYWKNDVEDGGKNLFEAEFLSAQLKRLGLNIKEDYFKITNYAGGKKLAENFKALKGNDLVTVVYNFVDMLSHAKTEMEVVKELASDDKAYRSLTLSWFKNSPLLEIIQQAQVLGFKLILTTDHGTINVKNPSKVVGDKNTSLNLRYKTGRSLTYEQKDVYVVKEPKDIGLPAINMSSSFIFAKNDYFLAYVNNYNHYVSYYRNTYQHGGISLEEMIIPFLVFNPK, encoded by the coding sequence ATGGACAAGATAAAAATACTTTGGGTCGATGATGAGATCGATCTTTTGAAACCACATATATTATTTCTGGAGAAAAAAAACTACGCTGTAACTACTTGTAATAATGGTTTGGACGCTATTTCATTATTTGAAGAAGACAATTTTGATATTGTTTTCCTTGATGAAAATATGCCCGGAATGAGTGGTTTGGAAACGCTTTCGGAAATGAAAGAAAAAAAATCGGCAATCCCGATGATTATGATTACCAAAAGTGAAGAGGAATATATAATGGAAGAAGCGATTGGTTCTAAAATCGCCGATTATCTTATAAAACCTGTAAATCCGAATCAGATTTTATTGAGTTTGAAGAAAAATCTGGATCATTCGAGATTAATTTCAGAGAAAACCACTTTAGATTATCAGAAAGAATTTCGTAAAATATCTATGGAATTAGCTATGGTAAATTCCTTTGAAGATTGGGTTGAATTATACAAAAAATTGATTTTCTGGGAATTAGAACTAGAGAATATAAATGATCAGGGAATGATAGAAATCCTTGAATCTCAAAAGGTTGAAGCCAACTCACAATTCGGAAAATATATTGAACGAAACTACGAAGACTGGTTTGCACCAAAAGCCGATAAACCTATTCAATCGCATAATTTATTTAAAGAATTAGTTGTTCCGGAACTTAAAAAGAAAGACAAACCAATCTTGTTTGTTGTTATTGATAATTTGCGTTACGACCAGTGGAAATCTTTCGAAACTGTAGTTTCTAACTATTACAAATTAGAAAAAGAAGTTCCGTATTTCTCCATCCTTCCAACAGCAACGCAATATGCCAGAAATGCCATTTTCTCTGGTTTACTGCCTATTGAAATGGAAAAACAATTTCCGCAATACTGGAAAAATGATGTTGAAGACGGCGGAAAAAATCTTTTTGAAGCTGAATTCCTTTCAGCACAATTAAAGCGTTTAGGATTAAATATTAAGGAAGATTATTTTAAAATCACAAATTACGCTGGCGGAAAAAAATTGGCTGAAAACTTCAAAGCCTTAAAAGGAAATGATTTAGTTACGGTTGTCTACAATTTTGTCGACATGTTATCGCATGCCAAAACGGAAATGGAAGTCGTAAAAGAACTTGCTTCTGATGATAAAGCATATCGTTCTCTGACATTAAGCTGGTTTAAGAATTCTCCGCTTTTAGAGATTATTCAGCAAGCACAAGTTTTAGGTTTTAAATTAATTCTGACCACGGATCACGGAACAATTAATGTAAAAAATCCTTCGAAAGTTGTTGGAGATAAAAATACAAGCTTAAATTTGCGTTACAAAACAGGTCGTAGTTTAACTTACGAACAAAAAGATGTGTATGTTGTCAAAGAGCCAAAAGACATTGGTTTACCGGCTATAAACATGAGTAGTTCGTTTATTTTTGCTAAAAATGATTACTTTTTGGCTTACGTAAACAACTATAATCATTATGTAAGTTATTACAGAAATACGTATCAACACGGAGGAATTTCGTTAGAAGAAATGATTATTCCGTTTTTAGTTTTTAATCCGAAATAG
- the tsaE gene encoding tRNA (adenosine(37)-N6)-threonylcarbamoyltransferase complex ATPase subunit type 1 TsaE encodes MNIVFSLDQIQEVAEQILASNPKKIILFNGEMGVGKTTLIKQLCRSLGVESATSSPTFSLVNEYTTSNNQIVYHFDFYRLNKETEALDMGVDDYLYSGNWCFIEWSEKIANLLPEETSTINIELLADGKRSLELV; translated from the coding sequence ATGAATATCGTTTTTTCATTAGATCAAATTCAAGAAGTAGCAGAACAAATTTTAGCTTCAAATCCTAAAAAGATCATTCTTTTTAATGGAGAAATGGGAGTTGGAAAAACTACACTTATCAAGCAATTATGCAGAAGTTTAGGAGTTGAAAGCGCTACAAGCAGCCCAACTTTTTCTTTAGTTAACGAATACACCACTTCGAACAATCAAATCGTTTATCACTTTGATTTCTATAGATTAAACAAAGAAACCGAAGCGCTAGATATGGGTGTTGATGATTATTTGTATTCTGGAAATTGGTGTTTTATCGAATGGTCTGAAAAAATTGCGAATTTACTTCCTGAAGAAACTTCTACCATTAATATTGAGTTATTGGCGGATGGAAAAAGAAGCTTAGAATTAGTTTAA
- a CDS encoding GNAT family N-acetyltransferase: MNTQNTVEIIPFSPDLKDHIKTLNIEWLQKYFRVEEKDEIVFSNPQEEIINKGGLIFYAKYNNEIIGTASLMKIDDTTFELSKMAVSDKAQGLGIGNKLLIHCLAIAEENGIKKVLLYSNTKLLPAIHLYRKFGFEEIPLENGIYERADIKMEKLMP; encoded by the coding sequence ATGAATACCCAAAATACCGTAGAAATAATCCCTTTTTCTCCAGATTTAAAAGATCACATCAAAACCTTAAATATAGAATGGCTTCAAAAGTATTTTAGAGTTGAAGAAAAAGATGAAATCGTATTTTCAAATCCGCAGGAAGAAATTATCAATAAAGGAGGACTTATCTTTTATGCTAAATATAATAACGAAATTATTGGAACAGCCTCTTTAATGAAGATTGATGACACAACATTTGAGTTGAGTAAAATGGCTGTTTCTGATAAAGCACAAGGACTTGGAATCGGGAATAAACTATTAATTCATTGTTTGGCTATAGCCGAAGAAAACGGTATTAAGAAAGTACTCTTATATTCAAATACAAAATTACTTCCCGCAATTCATCTCTATAGAAAATTTGGTTTTGAAGAAATTCCTTTAGAAAATGGGATTTACGAAAGAGCCGACATTAAAATGGAAAAACTAATGCCTTAA